GGTAATTGGTCCTGGAACTCCAATACCAACTCCAACCACTAGTTCTTTTTCAATACCTTTTTCCTGCATTTTTGAATGAATTGTTTCAGCAATATCATAAGGAACTTGTTCGCCCTTGTTTTGGGTTCTTGTTACAATCTCCCATTTTTCAAGTAAAACTCCGCTTTCTGTGAATAGGCCACATTTAATCGTTGTTCCACCAATATCAATTCCAAAGCAATACTTCTCCATCTTCTTTAGCCCCCACTTTTTAAAGTACTATTTCTTTTTCATCATATTGTTTGTAACTCGGTTATATAACTCTTGAGCTGCATTATATCCCATTTTCTTTTGACGATAGTTTACTGCTGCTGACTCACAAATAACAGCCAAATTACGACCAGGACGGATTGGGATACTATGGCATACTACTTTATTTCCTAAAAACTCAGTATATTGTTCATCCAACCCTAAACGATCGTATTCCTTATCTTTATCCCACTCTTCTAGTTTTATTACTAAATCTATAGACTGTGTATTCTTAACGCTTTCTACACCAAATAAGGTTTTTACGTCAATAATACCAATACCCCTTAGTTCAATAAAATGTCTTGTAATATCTGGTGCTGTACCGATTAAAGTTTCATCACTTACTTTTTTAATCTCAACAACATCATCCGTTACTAGTCGATGTCCTCTTTTTATTAACTCAAGTGCAGCTTCGCTCTTACCAATGCCGCTCTCTCCCATAATTAATATTCCTTCGCCGTAAACGTCCACTAATACACCATGAATCGAAATTCTTGGTGCCAATTCAACTTTTAACCAACGAATTACTTCTCCCATGAAGGATGACGTTGTTTTTTCAGTACGGAAAATAGGTACTTCAGATTCATATGCTAGTACTTTAAATTCCTCAGATACTTCTATTCCACGGCAAAATACGATACACGGCATTTTAAAACTCATAAGTTTTTTCATAATTCCAGTACCGTGATCTTTCTCCATCTTTTGCATATATGCATGTTCTACATTTCCAATGATTTGAACACGATCAGAATCAAAATAATCAAAAAATCCAGTCAATTGTAGTGCTGGACGATTTACTTCTGGTTGAGTAATCTTTATATTACTAATATCGAGATCTGGAGTACAATTCTCTAGCTTCATCTTTTCCACTAATTTTTCTAAGTCAACTGTATACATAGCGCTCTCCTTCTCTATCCTAAAATTTCTATTATAGAAACCGAAAAATATTCAAATGTTTCTTTAATAGATATTATTAAGAAGTTCTATGAACTTCTTATCATTTAATTTGTGACGCATACAGCGCACCTTTTATTCGAAGTTAAAAAGCAACTTCTAATAACTATCCTCTAAGAAGTCCTACAAACTTCTTATCATTTGATACATGGCGTGTAAAACACGCCTTTTATACGAAGTAAGAAAGTTACTTCTGATCAGCTATCAAACAGAACAAAAAACGTTCCATTATATAGAAGCATTATTATAAACTTCATGATAACATATTCGACTTTTAGGTGCAAGTTTTTAACAATCGTGGATTGCTAAATATTCACTTCATTATTTACTTCTTTATTCTTATTTCTACTATCGATACGAAAGAAGTTATATACTTCCTCAGCAGCTAATTGATTCATTGATGGAATACTCGCTAACTCTTCAACAGTGGCAGCTTTAATTGCCTCTAGTGATTGATAATGCTTCATCAAGGCCCTTCTTCTTGTTGCACCAATTCCTTTAATATCATCTAAAATAGAGTGAACTTGTGCTTTTCCACGTAAAGAGCGGTGATATTCAATGGCAAATCTATGGGTCTCATCCTGGATTCTGGTTATTAATTTAAAGCCTTCACTATGGGTGTCGATTGGTATTTCTACGTTATTAAAGTAAAGTCCTCTAGTTCTATGGTTATCATCTTTTACCATACCACATACCGGAATGTTAAGTCCTAACTCCTCTAATACTTCTAGCGCAATATTTACTTGCCCCTTACCACCATCCA
The Clostridium sp. Marseille-P299 genome window above contains:
- the hprK gene encoding HPr(Ser) kinase/phosphatase, with translation MYTVDLEKLVEKMKLENCTPDLDISNIKITQPEVNRPALQLTGFFDYFDSDRVQIIGNVEHAYMQKMEKDHGTGIMKKLMSFKMPCIVFCRGIEVSEEFKVLAYESEVPIFRTEKTTSSFMGEVIRWLKVELAPRISIHGVLVDVYGEGILIMGESGIGKSEAALELIKRGHRLVTDDVVEIKKVSDETLIGTAPDITRHFIELRGIGIIDVKTLFGVESVKNTQSIDLVIKLEEWDKDKEYDRLGLDEQYTEFLGNKVVCHSIPIRPGRNLAVICESAAVNYRQKKMGYNAAQELYNRVTNNMMKKK